A region from the Natronomonas salsuginis genome encodes:
- a CDS encoding ABC transporter ATP-binding protein: MIIDAVDVRRRYGETVALDGVSFSVDEGEIFALIGPNGAGKTTLVRALSGTTDAEGTVSVFGGSPAEVARDRIGLLPQEFTPADRLTAGELVAYYAGLYDESRDPESVLADVGLTDSADTFYENLSGGQKRRVCVGTALVNDPELLMLDEPTTGIDPTGRRDLWELIEGLANGGTTVVLTTHYMEEAEELADRVGLLADGELVALGSPSELIDRYGGESRLVIEAEDDEAAVDALTDAGYELISEDRRVAVPAEATEIPSVVEALAESGVVYEGLAWRQPTLEDVYIALTGTDAGSADAIASGGVA, encoded by the coding sequence ATGATTATCGATGCGGTGGACGTTCGCCGTCGGTACGGCGAGACGGTCGCCCTCGACGGCGTGTCCTTCTCCGTGGACGAAGGCGAGATCTTCGCGCTCATCGGCCCCAACGGCGCTGGGAAGACGACGCTCGTTCGCGCGCTGTCGGGGACGACCGACGCCGAGGGGACGGTCTCGGTCTTCGGTGGGTCGCCCGCCGAGGTCGCGCGCGATCGGATCGGCCTCCTCCCACAGGAGTTCACGCCGGCCGACCGGCTCACGGCCGGAGAGCTCGTTGCGTACTACGCGGGGCTGTACGACGAGTCACGGGATCCCGAATCGGTACTCGCCGACGTCGGACTCACCGACAGCGCCGACACGTTCTACGAGAACCTCTCGGGGGGACAAAAGCGCCGCGTCTGCGTGGGGACGGCGCTGGTCAACGACCCCGAACTGCTCATGCTCGACGAGCCGACGACCGGGATCGATCCGACCGGCCGTCGCGACCTCTGGGAGCTGATCGAGGGGCTCGCCAACGGCGGGACGACTGTCGTGTTGACGACCCACTACATGGAGGAAGCCGAGGAACTGGCCGACCGCGTCGGGCTGTTGGCCGACGGCGAACTCGTCGCGCTCGGCTCACCATCGGAACTCATCGATCGATACGGCGGTGAGAGCCGCCTCGTCATCGAGGCCGAAGACGACGAGGCCGCCGTCGACGCGCTGACTGACGCCGGCTACGAACTCATCTCCGAGGACCGCCGCGTCGCGGTCCCCGCTGAGGCGACGGAGATCCCGTCAGTCGTCGAGGCGCTCGCCGAATCGGGCGTCGTCTACGAGGGGTTGGCCTGGCGACAGCCGACCCTGGAGGACGTCTACATCGCGCTGACCGGGACGGACGCGGGTTCCGCCGACGCGATAGCCTCGGGGGGAGTGGCGTGA
- the lwrS gene encoding LWR-salt protein yields MDTSDSPTGTARYVFKIRFRVEPLIPEVSVDPAEFQTTLYWAADPPGEAGWLFFRDHLWRGDVGDEPYLREIAEDALGVPVTSISFSELRTDRAYLDAFRDAIGANLDAFRADTVEGAMKKYLGSSIHVV; encoded by the coding sequence ATGGACACCAGTGATTCGCCGACGGGGACTGCTCGTTACGTATTCAAGATCAGGTTCCGAGTCGAACCCTTGATACCGGAGGTGTCGGTCGATCCCGCGGAGTTCCAGACGACGCTGTACTGGGCGGCGGACCCTCCGGGGGAAGCCGGCTGGCTCTTCTTCCGCGATCATCTCTGGCGCGGCGACGTGGGGGACGAACCGTACCTACGCGAGATCGCCGAAGATGCCCTCGGTGTACCAGTGACGTCGATTTCGTTCAGCGAACTCCGGACGGATCGGGCGTATCTCGACGCGTTCCGAGATGCGATCGGTGCCAACCTCGATGCGTTCAGGGCGGATACGGTCGAGGGGGCGATGAAGAAGTACCTCGGGAGTTCGATCCACGTCGTGTGA
- a CDS encoding ATP-binding protein — MSSPELDVVEFLLTAAIYTENRDLDERDLPPRYRQVFWKDGTVERPLTTTTNTIAAATGVERPWDAISGLMFTDRDDFSGKIEFTDREMAESWFLDRTSADALGENPTLAYAFGDRFDSEVDYEAARETNRPIHADRVWIDSLLEEMFDEDEEEMLDLVEIRAPEEIEMTLDDLVLTADQENEIHKIVKAIEHRDYLAEIGLREIGKLLFVGPPGTGKTSVARALAQDLDLPFVEVKLSMITSQYLGETAKNVDKTFEIAKRLSPCILFMDEFDFVAKTRASDEHAAIKRAVNTLLKSIDEISLIQDDVLLIGATNHPDQLDAAAWRRFDEIVNFPKPDAGMRSDILQIVTRRMDVEDFDPDALADETEGLTGSDLRLVLREAVLDALTEERITLTQADLMEAIAGFEERDNLKNMDMIEGDADVLIAGGSDGHDHDHDH; from the coding sequence ATGAGTAGCCCCGAACTCGATGTCGTTGAGTTCCTGTTGACTGCGGCTATCTACACCGAAAACCGCGATCTCGACGAACGCGATCTTCCCCCCCGATACCGGCAGGTCTTCTGGAAGGACGGGACGGTCGAACGACCGTTGACGACGACGACCAACACCATCGCCGCGGCGACCGGCGTCGAACGACCGTGGGACGCGATCTCCGGACTGATGTTCACCGACCGCGACGACTTCTCCGGGAAGATCGAGTTCACCGACCGCGAGATGGCCGAATCGTGGTTCCTCGATCGGACGTCCGCCGACGCGCTCGGGGAGAACCCGACGCTCGCGTACGCCTTCGGCGACCGGTTCGACAGCGAGGTCGACTACGAGGCCGCCCGCGAGACGAACCGCCCGATCCACGCCGACCGCGTCTGGATCGACTCGCTGTTGGAGGAGATGTTCGACGAGGACGAAGAGGAGATGCTGGACCTCGTCGAGATCCGCGCGCCCGAAGAGATCGAGATGACGCTCGACGATCTCGTGTTGACCGCCGATCAGGAGAACGAGATCCACAAGATCGTCAAGGCGATCGAACACCGCGACTACCTCGCGGAGATCGGCCTCCGAGAGATCGGTAAACTCCTGTTCGTCGGCCCGCCGGGCACCGGCAAGACCTCGGTCGCCCGCGCGCTCGCACAGGACCTCGATCTCCCGTTCGTCGAGGTCAAACTCTCGATGATCACGAGCCAGTATCTCGGCGAGACGGCGAAGAACGTCGACAAGACGTTCGAGATCGCCAAGCGACTCTCGCCGTGCATCCTCTTCATGGACGAGTTCGACTTCGTCGCGAAGACGCGCGCGTCCGACGAGCACGCGGCGATCAAGCGCGCCGTCAACACCCTGCTGAAGAGCATCGACGAGATCTCGCTGATCCAAGACGACGTGTTGCTCATCGGCGCGACGAACCACCCCGACCAGCTCGACGCGGCCGCCTGGCGACGCTTCGACGAGATCGTCAACTTCCCGAAGCCCGATGCGGGAATGCGATCGGACATCCTGCAGATCGTCACCCGCCGGATGGACGTCGAGGACTTCGACCCCGATGCGCTCGCCGACGAGACGGAGGGGCTGACCGGCAGCGACCTCCGACTCGTGCTTCGTGAGGCCGTCCTCGACGCGCTGACCGAGGAGCGAATCACCCTGACGCAGGCCGATCTGATGGAGGCGATCGCCGGCTTCGAGGAGCGCGATAATCTGAAGAACATGGATATGATCGAGGGTGACGCCGACGTGCTCATCGCCGGCGGGTCGGACGGTCACGACCACGATCACGATCACTGA
- a CDS encoding DNA-methyltransferase, whose translation METSHRAFVGDSREMTALSEDSVELVVTSPPYPMIEMWDDLFRSLDPAVGNALDDGDGRRAFELMHEALGDVWDELARVLVDGGVACVNVGDATRTVGDSFRVYQNHARIVEAFDALGFEPLPDILWRKPANSAAKFMGSGMLPPNAYATLEHEYLLVFRNGTERRSFEPGAERRYESAYFWEERNEWFSDLWMDVRGTVQTIETDEGADGDLRERSAAYPFEIPSRLIHMYSVYGDTVLDPFWGTGTTSIAAMAAARNSVGYELDEGFINVFEEAVADIKTISRRAAEARLGRHERFVEERRAEGETFAYDAEHYDVPVTTKQERRIRLYTIGSVEAVENGYDVAHEPYTA comes from the coding sequence ATGGAGACGTCCCACCGCGCCTTCGTCGGCGATTCCCGGGAGATGACGGCACTTTCCGAGGACAGCGTCGAGCTCGTGGTCACCTCGCCGCCGTATCCGATGATCGAGATGTGGGACGACCTGTTTCGGTCGCTCGATCCGGCCGTCGGGAACGCCCTCGACGACGGCGACGGGCGGCGGGCGTTCGAGCTGATGCACGAAGCGCTCGGCGACGTGTGGGACGAACTCGCCCGCGTGCTGGTCGACGGCGGGGTCGCCTGCGTCAACGTCGGCGACGCGACGCGGACCGTCGGGGATAGCTTCCGGGTGTATCAGAACCACGCCCGGATCGTCGAAGCCTTCGACGCGCTGGGCTTCGAGCCGCTGCCCGACATCCTCTGGCGAAAACCGGCCAACTCCGCGGCGAAGTTCATGGGATCGGGGATGCTCCCGCCGAACGCCTACGCGACGCTCGAACACGAGTACCTCCTCGTGTTCAGAAACGGCACCGAGCGGCGATCCTTCGAGCCGGGAGCCGAGCGGCGCTACGAGTCGGCGTACTTCTGGGAGGAGCGAAACGAGTGGTTCTCGGACCTGTGGATGGACGTCCGCGGGACGGTGCAGACGATCGAGACAGACGAGGGAGCCGACGGTGACCTCCGGGAGCGCTCTGCAGCCTACCCCTTCGAGATCCCGTCGCGCCTGATACACATGTACAGCGTCTACGGCGACACCGTGCTCGATCCGTTCTGGGGGACGGGAACGACGTCGATCGCCGCGATGGCCGCCGCCCGGAACTCCGTCGGCTACGAACTCGACGAAGGGTTTATAAATGTCTTCGAGGAGGCCGTGGCGGATATAAAAACGATCTCGCGGCGTGCCGCCGAAGCCCGCCTCGGCCGCCACGAGCGGTTCGTCGAGGAACGGCGCGCCGAGGGCGAGACGTTCGCGTACGACGCCGAGCATTACGACGTCCCCGTCACGACGAAGCAGGAGCGGCGGATCCGTTTATATACTATCGGGTCGGTCGAGGCGGTCGAGAACGGCTACGACGTGGCGCACGAGCCGTATACGGCGTAG
- the rnz gene encoding ribonuclease Z: protein MSLRVTFLGTGGAVPTTRRNTSSIFLRREGDRLLFDCGEGTQRQMMRFGTGFTVSHIFVTHIHGDHTLGIPGLLQTMDFNEREAALSIHVPTAARSRLEAFIDAAAGRPSFPLRIDGVDDGDTVLDGDGYEITAFRTDHDTPSVGYALREDDRKGRFDRERAEELGVPVGPMFQQLHAGEAVELDDGTVVEPEQVVGPPRPGRSVVYTGDTRPTERTVEVARDADLLIHDATFAADHETRARRTGHSTAERAANIANRADAKRLALVHISSRYAGNADPIERNAREAFSGEEAFVPEDGDVVEIPYPDAD, encoded by the coding sequence ATGTCGCTTCGCGTGACCTTTCTGGGGACCGGCGGCGCCGTGCCGACGACCCGCCGAAACACGAGTTCGATCTTTCTGCGCCGGGAGGGCGATCGGCTGCTCTTCGACTGCGGGGAGGGGACCCAACGCCAGATGATGCGCTTCGGAACCGGGTTCACCGTCTCGCACATCTTCGTCACGCACATCCACGGCGATCACACCCTCGGGATTCCGGGACTGCTCCAGACGATGGACTTCAACGAGCGCGAGGCCGCGCTGTCGATACACGTCCCCACGGCGGCGCGGAGCCGGCTCGAAGCGTTCATCGACGCCGCGGCCGGCCGCCCCTCGTTTCCGCTCCGAATCGACGGCGTCGACGACGGCGACACCGTCCTCGACGGCGACGGCTACGAGATCACCGCCTTCCGCACGGACCACGACACCCCGTCGGTCGGCTACGCGCTCAGAGAGGACGATCGCAAGGGCCGATTCGATCGCGAGCGCGCCGAGGAGCTCGGCGTTCCCGTCGGCCCGATGTTCCAGCAACTGCACGCCGGCGAGGCGGTCGAACTCGACGACGGGACGGTCGTCGAGCCCGAGCAGGTCGTCGGGCCGCCGCGTCCCGGCCGGAGCGTGGTCTATACCGGCGACACGCGCCCAACCGAGCGGACCGTCGAAGTCGCCCGCGATGCGGACCTGTTGATCCACGACGCGACCTTCGCGGCCGACCACGAGACGCGCGCCCGCCGGACCGGCCACTCGACGGCCGAGCGGGCGGCGAACATCGCGAACCGCGCCGACGCGAAACGGCTCGCGCTGGTCCATATCTCCTCTCGATACGCCGGCAACGCCGACCCGATCGAGCGGAACGCGCGCGAGGCGTTCTCGGGCGAGGAGGCGTTCGTCCCCGAAGATGGCGACGTCGTCGAGATCCCGTACCCGGACGCCGACTGA
- a CDS encoding triose-phosphate isomerase: MPLDYTHFLINFKRYEGTAGDAGLDLAQTIEAVGSRTDATFAVAPQTPDVRLLAEETSLPIVAQAIDAVEPGRGNGEISIQAVAAAGADGVLINHPESPDTLTDVEAFVAECASFGLESIVCVDSVEAGRAALAFDPDCLLFETPADIATGRAMTRSHPGRVEAFVAMVDLENPRTRVLLGGGITDAADVADALDSGADAAGAASAFMNADDRDAWLSAVADALTSG, encoded by the coding sequence ATGCCACTCGACTATACACACTTCCTCATCAACTTCAAGCGCTACGAGGGGACGGCTGGCGACGCCGGCCTCGACCTCGCGCAGACGATCGAGGCGGTCGGCTCGCGGACCGACGCCACCTTCGCCGTCGCGCCGCAGACGCCCGACGTTCGCCTGCTCGCCGAAGAGACCTCGCTCCCGATCGTCGCGCAGGCGATCGACGCCGTGGAGCCGGGGCGCGGAAACGGGGAGATATCGATACAGGCGGTCGCCGCGGCGGGAGCCGACGGCGTGCTTATTAATCACCCCGAGAGCCCGGATACGCTCACGGACGTCGAGGCGTTCGTCGCGGAGTGTGCGTCCTTCGGCCTCGAATCGATCGTCTGCGTCGACAGCGTCGAGGCGGGGCGGGCGGCGCTGGCGTTCGATCCGGACTGTCTGCTGTTCGAGACGCCCGCGGACATCGCGACGGGCCGCGCGATGACGCGGAGTCACCCCGGGCGAGTCGAGGCGTTCGTGGCGATGGTCGACTTGGAGAACCCCCGGACGCGCGTGCTTCTCGGCGGCGGAATCACCGACGCGGCGGACGTCGCGGACGCGCTCGATAGCGGTGCGGACGCGGCCGGGGCGGCGTCGGCGTTTATGAATGCCGACGACAGGGATGCGTGGCTCTCGGCGGTCGCGGACGCCCTAACGAGCGGCTGA
- a CDS encoding class I SAM-dependent methyltransferase: MPRVLSDVDRQKIDTSDDTHFYESPRFVTHADDAFTTRLTTVYESEMTPGDRVFDAMSSWVSFLPDISPGYVVAHGLNEAELEANDCLDEYFLQDFNSNQTLPLEEDSFDVVCCALSVQYLQYPGDVFSEFGRALTADGAAIVSFTNRMFPTKAIRAWRTRSMDERAALVEEYFKAGGFGATERIIDQPGTDPFYAVIGRQPPE, encoded by the coding sequence GTGCCGAGAGTTCTATCAGATGTCGATCGGCAGAAGATCGATACCAGTGACGACACGCATTTTTACGAGTCACCTCGATTCGTCACTCACGCAGACGATGCATTCACGACTCGGCTAACGACAGTATACGAATCGGAGATGACGCCGGGAGATCGTGTCTTTGATGCGATGAGTAGCTGGGTGTCGTTTCTCCCGGACATCTCACCGGGGTACGTTGTTGCCCACGGCCTCAACGAAGCTGAACTCGAAGCAAACGACTGTCTAGACGAATATTTCCTGCAGGATTTCAATAGCAACCAGACGCTCCCACTCGAAGAAGATTCGTTCGATGTCGTCTGTTGTGCCTTGTCAGTACAGTATCTGCAGTACCCCGGTGACGTGTTCAGCGAATTCGGCCGCGCCCTCACGGCTGACGGCGCTGCGATCGTGAGTTTCACCAACCGAATGTTTCCGACAAAAGCGATTCGGGCTTGGCGAACCCGATCGATGGACGAACGAGCGGCGCTCGTCGAAGAGTACTTTAAGGCTGGGGGATTCGGAGCGACGGAGCGAATCATCGACCAACCGGGGACGGACCCATTTTATGCGGTCATCGGTCGACAGCCGCCGGAATGA
- the infB gene encoding translation initiation factor IF-2, giving the protein MSESDTTDAGDGTQLRTPIVAVLGHVDHGKTSLLDEVRGSAVTAGEAGAITQHIGATAVPLSTISDIAGSLVNPDDFDLPGLLFIDTPGHHSFSTLRSRGGALADIAILVVDVNDGFQPQTHEALDILKRTQTPFIVAANKIDTIPGWNPNPDTPVQATLERQSDRAESRLNEKLYELIGELSEEGFSADMYWRVQNFRENIGVVPVSAETGEGIPDLLTVLMGLSQRYLKSEMSIDTEGPGIGTVLEVKEERGFGATIDTVLYDGTLRGDDTIVVGGKNEPIITDVRALLQPRPLAEIRTEKQFEQVDIVRAAAGVKIAAPDLDDAMAGAPVRVVRDRNLEEVVAEVRAELADIEVVTEEQGVVVKADTLGSLEAIAAALGEAEIPIVRAEVGDVAPRDVAVASTADEPKHAAILAFNVDVLDDAAREIEQGNVNLFADDVIYQLIEEYEEHVAAIEDAQQEQILDKIQRPCRFRILEDHTFRQSNPAVVGVEVLSGTLKRNSRVVKWAGNEPERIGELKSLQDAGEDVDSARAGESIAASIDGPTVGRQIEEGDELWTELPEKHAKILEQELADEIPADELEALRMYLDKRRKRDPFWGK; this is encoded by the coding sequence ATGTCTGAATCCGACACCACCGACGCCGGAGACGGCACGCAGTTGCGGACGCCGATCGTGGCCGTCCTCGGCCACGTCGATCACGGAAAGACGAGTCTGCTGGACGAGGTCCGCGGCTCCGCCGTCACGGCGGGCGAGGCCGGAGCGATCACCCAACACATCGGGGCGACCGCCGTCCCGCTCTCGACGATCTCGGATATCGCCGGCAGCCTCGTCAACCCGGACGATTTCGACCTGCCCGGCCTGCTGTTCATCGACACGCCGGGACACCATTCGTTCTCGACGCTCCGTTCGCGCGGCGGCGCGCTCGCCGATATCGCCATTCTCGTCGTCGACGTGAACGACGGCTTCCAGCCGCAGACCCACGAGGCGCTCGACATCCTGAAACGCACGCAGACGCCGTTCATCGTCGCCGCGAACAAGATCGACACGATCCCCGGCTGGAACCCCAACCCGGACACGCCGGTGCAGGCGACGCTCGAACGCCAGAGTGATCGGGCGGAGTCGCGGCTCAACGAGAAGCTCTACGAACTCATCGGGGAACTCTCCGAGGAGGGCTTTTCGGCCGACATGTACTGGCGCGTCCAGAACTTCCGTGAGAACATCGGCGTCGTCCCCGTCTCCGCCGAGACCGGCGAGGGGATCCCGGACCTCCTGACCGTCCTCATGGGCCTCTCACAGCGGTATCTCAAATCCGAGATGTCGATCGACACCGAGGGGCCGGGGATCGGGACCGTCCTCGAGGTCAAAGAGGAACGCGGCTTCGGCGCGACGATCGACACCGTCCTCTACGACGGGACGCTCCGGGGCGATGACACCATCGTCGTCGGCGGGAAGAACGAACCGATCATCACGGACGTGCGGGCGCTGCTCCAACCGCGACCGCTGGCGGAGATCCGGACCGAAAAGCAGTTCGAACAGGTCGATATCGTCCGGGCGGCCGCGGGTGTCAAGATCGCCGCGCCGGACCTCGACGACGCGATGGCGGGCGCGCCCGTCCGCGTCGTCCGGGATCGGAACCTCGAGGAGGTCGTCGCGGAGGTCCGCGCCGAACTCGCCGACATCGAGGTCGTCACTGAAGAGCAGGGCGTCGTCGTCAAGGCCGACACGCTCGGCTCGCTCGAAGCGATCGCCGCGGCGCTCGGCGAGGCCGAGATCCCGATCGTCCGCGCGGAAGTGGGCGACGTGGCTCCCCGGGACGTGGCCGTCGCCTCCACGGCCGACGAACCGAAACACGCCGCCATCCTCGCGTTCAACGTCGACGTCCTCGACGACGCTGCTCGCGAGATCGAGCAGGGGAACGTCAATCTCTTCGCTGACGACGTCATCTACCAGCTCATCGAGGAGTACGAGGAACACGTCGCCGCGATCGAGGACGCCCAACAGGAGCAGATCCTCGACAAGATACAACGACCCTGCCGATTCCGCATCCTCGAAGATCACACCTTCAGACAGTCGAACCCGGCCGTCGTCGGCGTCGAGGTTCTCTCGGGGACCCTCAAGCGAAACTCCCGCGTCGTCAAGTGGGCGGGCAACGAGCCCGAGCGCATCGGCGAGCTGAAGTCGCTGCAGGACGCTGGCGAAGACGTCGATTCGGCCCGCGCCGGCGAGTCGATCGCCGCCTCCATCGACGGCCCGACGGTCGGCCGCCAGATCGAGGAGGGCGACGAGCTGTGGACCGAGCTCCCCGAAAAACACGCGAAGATTCTGGAGCAGGAGTTGGCCGACGAAATCCCCGCCGACGAACTGGAGGCGCTGCGGATGTATCTAGACAAACGCCGCAAGCGTGACCCGTTCTGGGGGAAGTAG
- a CDS encoding iron-sulfur cluster assembly scaffold protein: MDKTLIRELLADHSRNPRNYGTLTDPDIENETSNPQCVGPTHPDGDEIAITVNLSDETPPVVETVQFTGRGCTLSQATASLLSEQMIGAPVTEIVEWDSETLEDVVGMDLTPSRLRCAELALVAFRNAAEDC; this comes from the coding sequence ATGGACAAGACGCTGATTAGGGAGTTGCTCGCTGACCACTCACGAAATCCCCGGAACTACGGGACGCTTACGGATCCAGATATCGAGAATGAAACGAGCAACCCTCAGTGTGTCGGCCCGACACATCCCGATGGTGATGAAATAGCAATAACGGTGAACCTGTCCGACGAGACACCACCGGTCGTCGAAACGGTCCAGTTCACTGGTCGAGGCTGTACACTCTCACAGGCAACGGCCTCACTGCTCTCCGAGCAAATGATCGGGGCACCGGTCACCGAGATCGTTGAATGGGATAGTGAAACGCTTGAAGACGTAGTCGGGATGGATCTGACACCGTCACGGCTCCGGTGTGCCGAACTGGCGCTTGTCGCGTTCCGAAACGCCGCCGAGGACTGCTAG
- a CDS encoding DUF7382 domain-containing protein, whose translation MRRIQRFNSDTRGIEGMPVRLVIALVVGVASLSVMMNMISGISGATVIARGGSARLDGVEAATTDQNGVAELELSPELRPNQGDGTVEFEVKPPAGSEYADERGNTALLVVSD comes from the coding sequence ATGCGACGGATACAGCGGTTCAACTCGGATACGCGAGGGATCGAAGGGATGCCGGTCAGACTCGTCATCGCGTTGGTCGTCGGCGTCGCGAGCCTCTCGGTGATGATGAACATGATCTCGGGAATCTCGGGCGCGACGGTCATCGCCCGCGGTGGCTCGGCACGCCTCGACGGCGTCGAGGCGGCGACGACCGACCAAAACGGCGTCGCGGAGCTGGAGTTGTCGCCCGAACTCCGCCCGAATCAGGGTGACGGGACGGTCGAGTTCGAAGTCAAGCCGCCGGCCGGAAGCGAGTACGCCGACGAACGGGGGAACACGGCGCTGCTCGTGGTGAGCGATTGA
- a CDS encoding MBL fold metallo-hydrolase, which yields MEVTLLGTGDTTGTPTPRCDCDTCERARDLGVERTRFSVHVHNERTGESLLVDASPDFRYQFLTQDVSLPDSIIVSHVHFDHLDGLGNAYRLLDDVPVFAANETDPQTGQSVAETVDEKYHYLDTITVRPKTPFEPFETCGFEVTLVPVEHPPLVCYGLAIEDPETGGTLSISGDTNYGISDASRDALDDPDLCFVDGIVPAKHTEYHPLGGDHSDENGVYRTFGTKHMTIEGARAMADDLDADEYRLVHLSHYIPTEEAFDDDMAVDGERYRL from the coding sequence ATGGAAGTCACGCTGCTCGGCACCGGGGACACGACCGGGACGCCCACGCCGAGATGCGACTGCGACACCTGCGAACGTGCCCGCGACCTGGGGGTCGAGCGGACCCGCTTTTCGGTGCACGTGCACAACGAGCGAACGGGGGAATCGCTGCTCGTCGACGCGAGTCCCGATTTCCGCTATCAGTTTCTCACGCAGGACGTGTCGCTGCCGGATTCGATCATCGTCAGCCACGTCCACTTCGACCACCTCGACGGGCTCGGCAACGCCTACCGACTGCTGGACGACGTGCCGGTCTTCGCGGCGAACGAGACGGATCCCCAGACGGGACAGAGTGTCGCGGAGACGGTCGACGAAAAGTACCACTACCTCGATACGATAACGGTCCGCCCCAAGACGCCGTTCGAGCCCTTCGAGACATGCGGCTTCGAGGTGACGCTCGTCCCCGTCGAGCACCCGCCGTTGGTCTGTTACGGGCTGGCCATCGAGGATCCCGAAACCGGCGGGACGCTCTCGATCTCCGGTGACACGAACTACGGGATATCCGATGCGTCCCGCGACGCGCTCGACGATCCCGACCTCTGTTTCGTCGACGGGATCGTGCCGGCGAAACACACCGAATATCACCCGCTCGGTGGCGACCATTCCGACGAGAACGGCGTCTACCGGACGTTCGGGACCAAGCACATGACGATCGAGGGCGCGCGGGCGATGGCCGACGATCTCGACGCCGACGAGTACCGCCTCGTCCACCTCTCACACTACATTCCGACCGAGGAGGCCTTCGACGACGACATGGCGGTCGACGGCGAGCGGTACCGGTTGTGA
- a CDS encoding DoxX family protein: MDASYFLARLKRPLLYVMALSYIIAGITHFIIPEAFAQIVPPMLPYPLVLAYLSGVAEIALGVGLLSSRTRKLAAWGVIALLIVIFPANIYMAVSDVTVTGVFGWTLNPSPTAQWSRLPLQGVLILWAWWYTRSMPGK; the protein is encoded by the coding sequence ATGGACGCCAGTTATTTTCTCGCTCGCCTGAAACGACCGTTGCTCTACGTGATGGCCTTGAGTTATATCATCGCCGGAATCACCCATTTCATCATCCCGGAAGCGTTCGCACAGATCGTCCCCCCAATGCTTCCCTATCCGCTTGTGCTTGCGTATCTCTCGGGCGTCGCCGAGATTGCTCTTGGCGTCGGATTGTTGTCCTCACGGACGCGAAAACTCGCTGCTTGGGGTGTTATCGCCCTCCTGATTGTCATCTTCCCGGCGAACATCTATATGGCCGTCAGTGACGTGACGGTGACGGGTGTGTTTGGTTGGACGCTTAACCCGTCTCCGACCGCCCAATGGAGTCGGCTTCCGCTGCAAGGCGTCCTCATCCTGTGGGCGTGGTGGTACACGCGCTCGATGCCTGGGAAGTAA
- a CDS encoding ArsR/SmtB family transcription factor, protein MDSAALLDLLGNENRRRILRLLSRKPCYVTEISEYLGVSPKAVIDHLRKLEEAGLVESHVDDGRRKYFSIARNLRLEVNVSPYEFGTKSAYSASPNLDITSWRHVSLHVDRANAARDGREDAHSGADDRDIAALAADLEQLEQLENELSMAQRWVQGRLTDTLDRISAHFEGVDGRFYGDLLRGLACGPETAESLAKKAEAPPEIVRDALEGLSAHGVVDRDGDHWRLVAGEP, encoded by the coding sequence ATGGACTCCGCCGCACTGCTCGATCTGCTCGGCAACGAGAACCGTAGGCGGATCCTGCGATTGCTCTCGCGGAAGCCCTGTTACGTTACGGAGATCAGCGAGTACCTCGGCGTGAGTCCGAAGGCGGTCATCGACCACCTCCGAAAGCTCGAAGAGGCCGGGCTAGTCGAATCGCACGTCGACGATGGCCGGCGAAAGTATTTCTCGATCGCCAGAAACCTCCGACTGGAGGTGAACGTCTCGCCGTACGAGTTCGGGACGAAGAGCGCCTACTCGGCCTCTCCGAACCTCGACATCACCTCCTGGCGTCACGTCTCGTTGCACGTCGACCGCGCGAACGCGGCGAGAGACGGGCGTGAGGACGCGCACAGCGGGGCCGACGACCGCGACATCGCCGCCCTCGCTGCGGACCTCGAACAGCTCGAACAACTCGAAAACGAGCTCTCGATGGCCCAGAGATGGGTGCAGGGTCGGCTCACGGACACGCTGGATCGAATCAGCGCACACTTCGAGGGGGTCGACGGGCGTTTCTACGGCGACCTCCTCCGCGGGCTCGCATGCGGCCCGGAAACGGCCGAAAGTCTCGCCAAGAAGGCCGAAGCGCCGCCGGAGATCGTCCGCGATGCGCTCGAGGGGCTCTCGGCGCACGGCGTCGTCGACCGCGACGGCGACCACTGGCGACTCGTCGCCGGCGAGCCCTGA